GCAAAGTTCAGCCGGCGCCACTTATACTCTGGTCAAAGAAACAACGGACGTGGGACATTCTTCCTCGTTTTCCTTTGACGTTTCTCCTGACGGCGAGAGTTTGGCTTACCTCGGTCCTTGGCCCGCCGATAAGGCCGGTGCGAGAAGCGGCGGCCCCGGAGCCCGCAATAGCACCTCCAACGTCACCCTTTACCTGACCGACCGAAGGCAGAGCAGCGTTCGGCCGCTGTTGAACGACTGGGGACCGGGAAGTGCCGGCGTGCCCGAGCCGGGCCAGCCAGGAGCGAAGGCAGGGTTGAAACTCGTTGGATGGTCGCCCGACGGAGCCTCCATTGCGTTCGTGGTGTCGGAGGTCGCTGATTCTTACGAGGGCGATCTTTCCACAGTGCCCAGATCCCGATTTGTACAGGAAAAAAGGAAGGCCTACCGCTCCCAGGTTTATGTCGTTTCAGCTCGAGGTGGGAGCCCGAGAAAGCTGGGAAATCCCCTTGGGATTCGAGATCGAAGGTTGTGGATCGGATGGACGCCGGACAGCAAAGGGCTTGCCTACCTGCGCATCAGGGACTACGCAGTCGTCCTTCTGGGGTTGGACGGAAAGGAACGGGTGACCGCAATCCTGTCTTTGCCGAAGGCCCTGAATTTCCGCCAGATCTCGCTCGGCACCTACTCTCCCGATGGCGGCTGGATAGCCTTGACCACACCCGCGTCGAAGACTGAGCCGACCAGGGACCTTTGGGTCTTTTCCTCCGACGGCAAAGACAAGACCCAGCTTAACAAGAAGCCTTTGGTCAGTCCTGTTCCCCGTGGCCGCAATGCCGACGCCCCTGGCTGGTCGCCTGACGGCAAGTGGCTCTATTACCACGATCAGGGGAACATCTGGAAGCTGCGCTTCGAGGGCGCAGAGAAGAGCACAGAAGACCCGCGGCAGGTGACTTTTTTTGATGATGCTTTTGCCATACAGACCCGGGTGGCTAGACAAGCCGGGACCCTGGCTTTCAGTTTGGTGAAGGTTCAAACCAAACTGGCGGTCGGATCCGCCCGCCGCCCAGAGGCGGCCTCGATCTTGACGCGTGGCACCAACGGCGAGATCTCGCCCGACGGGCAGACCATCTATTTTCTCGGAGAGGGACCTGGCCAAGAGGGCATCTACTCAATGTCCAAGACGGGGGAACAACGGCGGCGACTGCTCGACGCTGCCATCGCCGGACCCCGCTGGGGCAAAGCTTTGCATCTCTCTCCCGACGGTTCTCAGCTTGCCTTCATCTCGGGGGACGCGGGGCGTCGAGGACTGTTTCTCCTGCCGAGCCAGGGTGGCGAGGCCAAGCGGCTCGCTGACATCGGAGCCGCCGCTCCAAGCGAAATCGCCTGGTCGCCCGACGGCACCCGCCTGGCTTATCTGGTCGGCAAGGACCTGATGACTATTCCTGTAAAAGGCGGAGATCCCACAAAGCTCGGCGCGCTTCAGGAGTGGCATTATGGCGCCGTGCGGTGGTCCTCTGACGGCTCGCTGTTGGCCGCTTTGGGATGCCAAGGGGACTGCGATGATTTGGATGTCTTCCTGTTTGAGGCTGCCAATCCAGGCCAGCCTCGCGTCCTGACGAAAGAGTTCGATGCCTGGCTCGACTGTGTTCCCGCATGGCGCCCAGGGGAGAATCGACTCACCTTCTTCAGCTACGAAGACAACCGTAACTGGGAGGTCGACCTGGAGGGTCAGATCTCGGGGCCGCTCTTTTCTCATGACGGGAGCTGGGAGTACTGCGGAAGCTGGGCACCCGACGGCAAGCGTTTCTTCTTCACTGGATCGACCGAATCCGTGTGGCGTGTATTTTACTTTGACGCGGCTGAGGACACGATCGAAAACTTTCCCAACCTTACCTCCGGAATCAGTCAGACGGTTCCGGTTTTCAGCTCCGATGGAGAAACGGTATTGTGGCAAGAAACGACTTTCCAACGCCAACTCTGGCTTGCCGATCAACGCGATTGAGCCCGCTCAAGGAGCCACAGACGATACGAAATGAGCAAACCAAGGGCATTACTCAGTAGGGAGCGTTCCTGGCCGGCGATTGCGCTCTTGTGCCTTGCCCTTTTCCTGCCGGTCGTTTGCGTCATCTGGTTCCTCAACCGGGCGGTCGAGAATGAGAGGCTGGCTGCCCGCCAAAAGCTGCGCTCGGCCTACTCCGGTCAGATGGAACAGGCTCGGAGGAGGTTGGAGGATTTCGAGGCCGAGGTGACAAGGGCTCTCGACTCAGCCGCCATCACAACGCCTGCTCCCGGCCTCTTCGCCAGGCTGGTCCGAACAGGCCTCTGCCACAGCCTCGTGGTGTTCGGAGAAGGGGGGCGGGTTCGTTATCCTTCCAACAGTGCGGACGCGGGCGTGAGCCCCTCCCCCGCCGCCTTCAGATCGGCGTGGGAGGTTGAGTTTGTCGAACGAGACTATCCGGCTGCCGCCCGCCAGTACAGCCTTTTGGCGAATGCCGCACGAGCTCCGGAAGTCGAGGCTCGGGCCTTGTTGGGGCAGGCTCGCAGCCTCCGCAAAGCGGGCCGAACCCGATCGGCGCTCAATCTCCTGCTCAACCTGTTCCGACATCCAAGCTATCAGAACACATCGGATGAGTCGGGCGGCTCGATATCGGTTGCAGCCGGACTTTTCGCCGTGAAACTGCTGGCCAAGACCAGTGCCGACGAAGCCCGCAGTCTGGCCGGTGAGCTGGCACAGCGGCTCAACCAGTATGTCGACCTAGAATTGCAGGCCGATCAGAGACTCTTCGCAATGAGAGAGCTGCACGATCTCTTTCCCGATTCGGCGCTGTCCTTCGACACGCTGGAGGCAGAGCTACTCGCTAGACGGTTCTTGGAGCAGGCTGCGACCGTCCAAGACATGAAACGCTCAGACTTGGACCAGCCTGGAGTCCTCACGGTCTCGTCGTCGGGCGGAACGCTTCTTGCGCTCTTTAGCCAAAGGCGTCTGCGCAGCGAACTGCAGCCGTTGGTGGACGAGGAGTTCCAGCAGGACGATGTGGAGGTGAGAATCCTGCTTCCGGGCGAGGAGTCGGACCGTTCCGGCCAGGCCTTCCTGGTCCAAGAACTGGGCTCCTACTTCCCAGGGTGGCGGCTCGCGCTCACTCTTAGAGGCGGGGACCCCTTCGCCTCCGAGGCCGAACGCCGCGTGACCAGGTACCTGTTCATCGCGCTGGCCGTAGTGACCGGAGCCTCCCTTCTAGCCTTTTTGATTTCCGGCCACTTCCTGTCCCAACTCCGCCTCAGCCGCTTCCGAAATGACTTGGTGGCAACCGTTTCACACGAACTGAAGACGCCGCTCTCGTCTACCCGGGCACTGGTTGAGACCCTGCTGAGCGGGAAACTGAAAGACCAGGAAGCGGTAGAAGACTATCTCCAACTGATTCGCAGGGAGAACGAACGTCTCGGAAGGCTGATCGACAACTTCCTCACCTTTTCCCGATTGGAGCACAAAGAGGCCCTGCTGAGGATGCGGCCTGTCAGTGTCGGGGAGATCGTAGAGAAGGCAGTGGACGCCGTATCTGATCTGTTCGACTCGTCCGGGCGGAGGTTGCGCCTGGAAATCGCCCGCGATTTGCCGCTGATCATGGCCGACCCAGACGGTCTCGTCATCGTTCTTGTCAATCTCCTGGATAACGCCTGCAAGTACAGCCCAGGGACCAAGGAGGTCGTGCTGAGAGCTTGGCAGCATGAGAGCGAGGTGCGGATCGAGGTGTGCGACCAGGGAATCGGCCTGTCGAAACGGACCGTTGCGCGAATCTTCGATCGCTTCTACCAGGCTGACCAGAGCTTGTCGCGGCCGACTAGCGGTTGCGGGCTCGGGCTCAGCATTGTCAAATTTGTCACCGAGGCCCATGGGGGCTCCGTCCAAGTTCTGAGCCGGCCTGGTGAGGGGAGCCGTTTCAGAGTTGCCCTGCCGGTGGACGTGAATCCGCAGGAGACGCATTAGAGATGACCGCTGAGACCGTCTTGATCGTCGAAGACGACGAGGCCATGCGCCGCGTGCTCAAGGACAATTTCCAAGTGAGCGGCTTTCAGGTGGAAACGGCAGAAGATGGGGAAGTGGCTCTGGCCAAAATCGGCCCGGGCATCGACCTGGTCGTGCTCGACATTATGCTGCCGCGTGTCGACGGGTTCGAGGTGTGCCGCCGGATCCGAAGTCAAGGCAGCGACGCCTTCATCATCATGCTGACCGCCAAGGGAGAAGAATCGGATGCCGTCCTCGGCCTCAATCTGGGAGCCGACGATTACGTCACCAAGCCCTTCCGGGTGCGCGAACTGCTGGCGCGGGCGCAAGCCTTCATGCGTCGGCGCAAACAGGCCTCGCAGGAGTCCTTCGCCTTCGCTCATTTTAAGCTGGATCAGGCTGCCCACCGGCTCTGCCATCCCGACGGGGAGGTGGAGTTGACCCCCAAGGAATTCGGGTTGCTGGAGTTCTTCCTTCGCAATCGGGGTCGGGCCGTGACCCGGGAACAGATACTCAACAGTGTCTGGGGAAGTTCCGTCCACGTCACCTTCCGCAGCGTCGACCGCTGCGTCAATACTCTTCGCTCCAAAATCGAAGAAGACCCCTCCCGTCCGCGCTTCATTCGCACGATCCGGGAAGTGGGCTACCGTTTCGAGGAGTCCTCTTCGACGGTGGAGAGCCGACAAAATCGCCGCTAGATTTGGAGGTCTCGTATTGTCAACTGGATGCGATGGATTGAATTGGGGCCATAGACGATAGGTTCTTTATTTTCAATAGTTGGCCAGCTTTCCAAACTGGACGTCGCGCGTTCTGTTGCCCGTTTTTACCGGCCGGGGCCGGATAGGGGCCGCTTTTGGAGGAGCGACCCTGGAAGTCTTTTGTTTGCAATAGCTTGTTAAGAACTTTGCAAGCCGGGGGTCGGCGGTTCGAGCCCGCTTGCCTCCACCATCCCTTCGCTCACTCCCGTCTCAAACCCCTTGACACTGTAGACCTCTTATAAGTAGACTACAGATAATGGTCGGCAAGAAGCTCGAAGTCTCCAAGTTCCTACCCCTGAAACCCGCCGATTTCCAGGTCCTGCTGGTGCTTTCCGAAGGCCCTCTGCACGCTTACGGCATTTGCAAGGCGGTCGAGGAGCAGCTCAAGGGTCAGGTTCATCTCGAGATCGGGTCGCTTTACCGGATGATGGGCCGCCTGACGACCGCCGGACTCATCGAGGAGGTTGAAGGCCCCGACGATCCGCAAGGCAGTCCGGCTCAACGCCGCCGCACCTACCAGATCACCCGGCAAGGCCGCCTGGTGGCGCGGGCCGAGGCCCGCCGGCTGGAGGAGGTCTTGGAGGTGGCCCGCGAGAAAGACCTGCTGGCCGAAGGCGGAGGAGCGTGAGCAAGGTCATGCGATCTTGGGGCCTGGGTCTGTCGCAGAAGCTCCTGGCGGCGCTTTTGCGCCTTTATCCGCACCGCTTTCACCGCACCTTCGCAAGCGAGATGCAGCGCTCTTTCCGCCTCCGCTACCGGCGGGCTTTGTTGCGGCGCGGCGCGCTGGGAATAGCCGCCCTTTGGACGCGCACCGTTTTCGACATCCTCAAGACAGCCTGGGCCGAGCGCCGGGAAAGCTGCTTCGACGAATCCCCGGGACGTTCCGGACCTCCCCCTCCGCGGCGTCCCAGATCCAGAGGAGACCATCTGATGACATCCCTGCTGGCGGACTTGCGAATCGCCCTGCGAAGCTTCTCCAAGAGGCCCGGCTATGCCCTGGCCGCAATCCTCACCCTGGCCTTGGGCATCGGCGCCAACAGCGCCATCTTCAGCCTCGTCCACTCCATTCTGCTGCAGCCCTTGCCTTATCCCGATTCCCATCGACTGGTCATGATCCATCAGTCGACGGAGCGGGGCCACGACGAAACCTTTTCCTTTTTCGACTTGCAGGACTTCTCCCGGGAAAGCCGCGCCCTGGGGGACATCGCAGCCTTCCACGAGTCGGACGGCACCCTGCTGATGGCAGGCGGAGAACCGCAGTATGTGAGGGGGCAGGCGGTATCGGCCAGTCTCATTCCGTTGTTGGGAGTGGAGCCGCTGCTGGGACGGTCCTTCCGGCCCGAGGAGGATCGTGAAGGGGGGCCCCGCGCCATCATCCTCAGCTACGGGCTCTGGCAAGGTCAGTTCGGCGGGGATCCCCAGGTCTTGGGCCGGGTGGTGGAGTATCAGGAACTCTCCCACACCATCGTCGGAGTGATGCCCAAAGGGTTCTATTTCCCTGATCCTGACGCCCGCTTTTGGACGGCCTTGCAGGGCAACGACCTTCTGACGCGGGCCGGCATCCAGAATCCCGGCCGGCGCTTGACGTTTCTCTTGCTTATAGCCCGCTTGAATCCGCAGGCGAAGCTGGCAGCGGCTCAGGGGGAACTCAATTCCATCAGCAGGCAAGTCGAGCAGCAACAGGCCATTCCGGCTCGCGAACTCGTGCTGGTTCCCCGCCTGGAGGCTGTGTCCGGCAGCATGGGTCCGCTGCTGTGGACGCTGCTGGCCTCGGTGGGACTGGTGTTGTTGATCGCCTGCGCCAATGTGGCCAATCTATCCCTCTCCCGGGCGGCAGCCCGCCGCAGGGAGATGGCTCTGCGCAACGCTCTCGGCGCCTCCCGGCCGCGATTGATACGGCAGGTGCTGACCGAGAGCGTCCTGTTGGCGGGACTGGGGGCCTCGGTGGGCGTCCTGCTGGCGGTGGTTTTCCTGGCTTGGCTGGCCGCGGCGGGCGGAGGCTTGCTGCCTCGCTCCCAGGAAATCGCTCTCGATTGGAGGGTGCTCCTCTTTACCGCCCTCATCGCCCTGCTCAGCAGTCTGCTCTTCGGCTTGCTGCCGGCTCTGAAGATCTCTCGTCTGGAACCGCAGTCCGCCCTGCGGGCCGGAGGGAGAGGCAGTGCCGCCGACAGTCCCCGTCTGCAGAAGGGGCTGGTGGTGTGCCAGATCGCGCTTGCCCTGGTTCTTCTCAGCGGTGCCGGCTTGTTGCTCAACAGTTTCATTCGCTTGACGTCGGTTTCCGTCGGCTTTCGTCCCGACCGGCTGCTGACGGTTTGGCTCTCGCTGTCGGAAGAGCGTTATCCTGAGCCCGAAGCCGTGGTGGGATTCTACGAGGATCTGGTGGACCGCCTTCAAGCCTTGCCAGGAGTGGAGAGCGTTTCCTATTCCTACTCGTTGCCGTTCACCGGCAATACCTTCCGCCAGACCATCGTGGTGGAAGGCCAGGAGCCGCAACCGGGGGAGCGTGAATGGGCAGGAACCGTCATTGTCGGACCACGCCACTTCGAGACCCTTGGCATCCCCCTCTTGAAGGGCCGCGACTTCAGCCGGGAAGATCGCTTGGCCAGTGCGCCCGTGGCCATCGTCAACCAAGCCATGGCGCGGCGTTATTGGCCCCAGGAATCGGCTTTGGGCAAGCGCTTCAGGCGCGATGGAGGGGTGGACGGCACCCTCGACACTACCCGCTATTTCAGAGGACGCTCTTGGATCACGGTGGTGGGAGTGACCGCCGACGTCGTTCGCCTGGGATATGAGGACCAGCCGGCTCCCGAGTTCTACGTTCCCCACGCGCAGATGCCCTGGGCGTCGACGTCGTTGGTGCTGCGAACCCGCGCGGATCCTCTCGGCTTGGTGGAACCGCTGCGGCGGGTGATTGCCGAGAAAGACCCCGGCATAGCTCTCTTCGGAATCGATTCCATGCAACAACGCATGGACCGCAGCGTACTGCCTCAGCGTCTGCGCACCCAGCTTTGGATGCTTTTTGCCGTTTTAGCCAGCAGTTTGGCGGTCATCGGCGTCTATGGCGTGATGGCCTTCGGAGTCTCGCGGCGCACCCAGGAAATCGGAATCCGCATGGCCC
This Acidobacteriota bacterium DNA region includes the following protein-coding sequences:
- a CDS encoding response regulator transcription factor; amino-acid sequence: MTAETVLIVEDDEAMRRVLKDNFQVSGFQVETAEDGEVALAKIGPGIDLVVLDIMLPRVDGFEVCRRIRSQGSDAFIIMLTAKGEESDAVLGLNLGADDYVTKPFRVRELLARAQAFMRRRKQASQESFAFAHFKLDQAAHRLCHPDGEVELTPKEFGLLEFFLRNRGRAVTREQILNSVWGSSVHVTFRSVDRCVNTLRSKIEEDPSRPRFIRTIREVGYRFEESSSTVESRQNRR
- a CDS encoding HAMP domain-containing sensor histidine kinase; translation: MKLLAKTSADEARSLAGELAQRLNQYVDLELQADQRLFAMRELHDLFPDSALSFDTLEAELLARRFLEQAATVQDMKRSDLDQPGVLTVSSSGGTLLALFSQRRLRSELQPLVDEEFQQDDVEVRILLPGEESDRSGQAFLVQELGSYFPGWRLALTLRGGDPFASEAERRVTRYLFIALAVVTGASLLAFLISGHFLSQLRLSRFRNDLVATVSHELKTPLSSTRALVETLLSGKLKDQEAVEDYLQLIRRENERLGRLIDNFLTFSRLEHKEALLRMRPVSVGEIVEKAVDAVSDLFDSSGRRLRLEIARDLPLIMADPDGLVIVLVNLLDNACKYSPGTKEVVLRAWQHESEVRIEVCDQGIGLSKRTVARIFDRFYQADQSLSRPTSGCGLGLSIVKFVTEAHGGSVQVLSRPGEGSRFRVALPVDVNPQETH
- a CDS encoding ABC transporter permease encodes the protein MSKVMRSWGLGLSQKLLAALLRLYPHRFHRTFASEMQRSFRLRYRRALLRRGALGIAALWTRTVFDILKTAWAERRESCFDESPGRSGPPPPRRPRSRGDHLMTSLLADLRIALRSFSKRPGYALAAILTLALGIGANSAIFSLVHSILLQPLPYPDSHRLVMIHQSTERGHDETFSFFDLQDFSRESRALGDIAAFHESDGTLLMAGGEPQYVRGQAVSASLIPLLGVEPLLGRSFRPEEDREGGPRAIILSYGLWQGQFGGDPQVLGRVVEYQELSHTIVGVMPKGFYFPDPDARFWTALQGNDLLTRAGIQNPGRRLTFLLLIARLNPQAKLAAAQGELNSISRQVEQQQAIPARELVLVPRLEAVSGSMGPLLWTLLASVGLVLLIACANVANLSLSRAAARRREMALRNALGASRPRLIRQVLTESVLLAGLGASVGVLLAVVFLAWLAAAGGGLLPRSQEIALDWRVLLFTALIALLSSLLFGLLPALKISRLEPQSALRAGGRGSAADSPRLQKGLVVCQIALALVLLSGAGLLLNSFIRLTSVSVGFRPDRLLTVWLSLSEERYPEPEAVVGFYEDLVDRLQALPGVESVSYSYSLPFTGNTFRQTIVVEGQEPQPGEREWAGTVIVGPRHFETLGIPLLKGRDFSREDRLASAPVAIVNQAMARRYWPQESALGKRFRRDGGVDGTLDTTRYFRGRSWITVVGVTADVVRLGYEDQPAPEFYVPHAQMPWASTSLVLRTRADPLGLVEPLRRVIAEKDPGIALFGIDSMQQRMDRSVLPQRLRTQLWMLFAVLASSLAVIGVYGVMAFGVSRRTQEIGIRMALGADRLGVLRMILAQGLSLAGLGALIGLVVSLAANRALAGLLYQVTPFDPLTYSLVALLLLAVAALACYLPARRASHVDPLAALRCE
- a CDS encoding helix-turn-helix transcriptional regulator, with amino-acid sequence MVGKKLEVSKFLPLKPADFQVLLVLSEGPLHAYGICKAVEEQLKGQVHLEIGSLYRMMGRLTTAGLIEEVEGPDDPQGSPAQRRRTYQITRQGRLVARAEARRLEEVLEVAREKDLLAEGGGA